A section of the Chryseobacterium scophthalmum genome encodes:
- a CDS encoding DUF6438 domain-containing protein, protein MKYLLSLFTIIFLFSCSSQKMSSSKYSTIEYQAGACFGSCPIFKMTINPDRTAVLEAEHFNFSKEFSKGEFSKPREGTFKTTIKEADYKKLVTLLDNLDVKSLNEKYGSRNITDMPTSYLRVKFNDGSSKNIEDYGKRGTEKLIKVYQFFENLKHNQQWEKVQ, encoded by the coding sequence ATGAAATATCTATTAAGCTTATTTACCATAATTTTTCTATTCTCATGTTCTTCACAAAAAATGTCTTCGTCAAAATATTCAACCATAGAATATCAAGCAGGAGCTTGTTTTGGTTCTTGTCCGATTTTTAAAATGACAATCAATCCTGACCGAACAGCTGTTTTGGAAGCAGAACACTTTAATTTTTCGAAAGAGTTTTCAAAAGGAGAATTTAGTAAACCGAGAGAAGGAACATTCAAAACAACTATTAAAGAGGCTGATTACAAAAAACTGGTTACACTTCTTGATAATTTGGATGTAAAAAGTCTTAATGAAAAGTACGGTTCACGGAATATTACCGATATGCCGACTTCTTATCTTAGAGTAAAATTTAATGACGGATCATCTAAAAACATCGAAGATTATGGAAAACGAGGAACTGAAAAACTGATTAAAGTTTACCAATTTTTCGAGAATTTAAAGCACAATCAGCAGTGGGAAAAGGTTCAATAA